TCGTACTTGCCGCTGCGGAACATCGCGGTGGCGACCATCCGGGCCCAGTCCGCCTTGCGGTCGCGGCCGAGTTCACTGACCGGCGCGTCCTCGTTGGCTTTCTCCCACGCCTCCTCGTATGCGGTCAGGATCGCGTTGTCCTCCCGCATGACGGTGTTCAGCCGGGCGTCGTGACCCTCGTTGAGCCACGCGACCAGCTGCTGCCGCCGCAGGGTGAGATAGGCGTCGAGAGCGGCCAGATCGGCGTCCTCGGCCGTGGCGTCCTTGCGGGCGGCGTCGGTCCACGAGAAGGCCAGCGAAGCGCGCAGGTCGGCGTCGGGGGTCAACCGCACCAGTTCGTCCGCCGCCTGCACCAGTCCGTTGCGGCCCTTGTACAGCCAGTCCGCGTTGCGCTGACCGAAGCGGGTCACCTTGGTGAACTCGCTGATCGCATCCGAGGTACGACCCTCCGCGAGTGCAGCGAAGCCCCGGTTCATCGCCTTGCCCGGCTCGAAGTTTCCGGGCAGCGGGCGCTCACCCGGCCGGGGAGCGGAGGCCTTGCGCTTCTCCTCCTTGATCGCCTTGGCGTGATCCTCTTCCTTGGCGATGCGACCGAAGACGATGTGCTGCTGCACGTAGGTCCAGCCGTTGTTCGCGACCCAGTACAGCAGGATGGCGATGGGGAAGAACGGGCCGGTCGCGAGGATGCCGAGCGGGAACACCCACACCGACAGCTTGTTCATGATCCGCGTCTGCGGGTTCTCCAGCGCTTCCGGGCTCTGCCGGGCCACCGACGCGCGCGAGTTCATGTGCGTAGCGAACGACGCGATCAGCATCAGGGGGACCACCACGGCGCCGATCTGCCAGCGGGTGAAGTCGATCGCCGCGCCCTTTTCGACGAAGGCCTGAAACTGCGCGGTCGGCTCGGTCAGGAACGACGACAGCGGCACCCCGAAGAGACGCGCGTCCAGGAAGTTCCGCACCTGCTCGGCGCTGAAGGCGTAGTTGCCGTAGCTCCGGGTCTGCTCGGCCGTCATGCCGAGCTGGCCCATGCCGGTACCCATCCGGTTGAACGACCGCAGGACGTGGAACAGACCGATGAAGACCGGGATCTGCAGCAGCATCGGGAGGCAGCCGAGGAGCGGGTTGAAGCCGTGCTCCTTCTGGAGCTTCTGCATCTCCTCGGTCATCTTCACGCGATCCTTGGCGTACTTCTTCCGGATCGCCTGCATCTGCGGGTTGATTTCCTGCATCTTCTTCGTCGTGCGGATCTGCTTGACGAAGGGCTTGTACAGGATCGCGCGGAGAGTGAAGACCAGGAAGACCACCGAGAGGGCCCACGCCACACCGTTGCCACCGGGGCTGTTCGGTGTGATCAGGTCGAATACCCAGTGCCAGACCCACATGATCCAGGAGACCGGGTAGTAGATGAAGTTGAGCACGGCTCACTGACCCCTATCTGTCAGAGCTCGCTCGCCCTCGGAGGGCGAGTCACTACGGGAAGTCATCGGATCCCGGTCACGCCGGCGGCGCCAGGCGCCCTTCTCCGGGACCGGGTCGTATCCGGGTTTGTGCCACGGCCCGCACTTGAGCAGCCGCCACGTCGAGAGCACCGAGCCCCACACGAAACCGTGCGTCTCCAGGGCCTCGACGGCGTACGTGCTGCAGGTCGGCTCGAAGCGGCAGGTCGGCATCCGGGTGGGGGAGACCCACGTCCGGTACAGCTCGATCACAAAGATCAGAGCTTTTCGGGGAAGGGTCACAAGCCACTGCACAACACTCACTCAGCTCACCGGGACATCGGCGGCGGCATCGCTCTGCGCCGCCGCATCGAATGCCGCCGTCACCTTGCGCTGAGCGAATCCGCGACGCAGCTGGTCCGCCAGGTCGGTTGACGAGCAGCCGGCCGCGCCCGGCCGCGCCCGCACCACCACGAACGCTTCGGGGGACGGGAGGGCGTCGCGGCTGGCCGCGAACGCATGTCGCAGACGACGGGCGACGGCGTGCCGCGTCACGGCGTTACCGACCTTCTTGGAGACGATCAGCCCGAGCCGGGGGCCGCCGAAGACGGCCACATCCGGCCGCAGCCCGGCCGGATCCGGCCAGCGAGACGGCAACGGTGCCACCGTGATCAGCAGATCACGTGCCGAAACCCGCACGCCCTGATC
The nucleotide sequence above comes from Gordonia sp. PP30. Encoded proteins:
- the yidD gene encoding membrane protein insertion efficiency factor YidD — translated: MSVVQWLVTLPRKALIFVIELYRTWVSPTRMPTCRFEPTCSTYAVEALETHGFVWGSVLSTWRLLKCGPWHKPGYDPVPEKGAWRRRRDRDPMTSRSDSPSEGERALTDRGQ
- the rnpA gene encoding ribonuclease P protein component, whose protein sequence is MSADSTRLQRSADFTRTFDQGVRVSARDLLITVAPLPSRWPDPAGLRPDVAVFGGPRLGLIVSKKVGNAVTRHAVARRLRHAFAASRDALPSPEAFVVVRARPGAAGCSSTDLADQLRRGFAQRKVTAAFDAAAQSDAAADVPVS